A genomic region of Gemmata massiliana contains the following coding sequences:
- a CDS encoding alpha,alpha-trehalose-phosphate synthase (UDP-forming), whose translation MGWSKERLQEVARTRLGGAKLIVVANREPYIHRYKDGEVEWIRPAGGLTTALDPVMQACGGVWVAHGSGDADRAVTDASGRVGVPPDDPNYVLRRVWLSKDDEEGYYYGTANSMLWPLCHQVFARPVFDQIHWETYRKVNETFAEAVLEEAQGGPALVFVQDYHFALLPRLLKAARPDLVVAQFWHIPWPGPEKFLVCPWARELLDGMLGNDLFGFHTQNDCNNFLECVDRALECRIDRERFAVQRSGQVTTVRPFPISVDPELAQEYLGDDWEDRANAMRKKHRLGDRALIVGVDRVDYTKGIPERLQAVDRLLQKHPELKGQFHFLQVGAPSRTHIPAYRDLTEEVNMLAERINWEHGTEDWQPVVFLNEHHGPDDIFVLYRASAGCVVSSLHDGMNLVAKEFVTARDDDRGVLVLSQFTGAARELPDAVIVNPFDVEEMADGLYASLTMPAQEQERRMRRMRAQVDDHNIYRWAGVLLSAIGKLIPDTSEVLPTQVEPDPLDVIEREIARENYITALRLTSG comes from the coding sequence GTGGGCTGGAGTAAGGAACGATTGCAAGAAGTGGCTCGCACGCGGCTGGGCGGGGCCAAACTGATCGTGGTCGCGAACCGGGAACCGTACATCCACCGATACAAGGACGGCGAGGTCGAGTGGATTCGGCCCGCGGGTGGATTGACGACGGCTCTCGATCCGGTGATGCAAGCGTGCGGGGGCGTGTGGGTCGCTCACGGCTCGGGGGACGCGGACCGCGCGGTGACCGATGCGAGCGGTCGCGTGGGTGTCCCTCCGGACGATCCGAACTACGTGCTGCGTCGCGTGTGGCTCTCCAAGGACGACGAGGAGGGCTACTACTACGGCACCGCCAACAGCATGTTGTGGCCCCTCTGCCACCAGGTGTTCGCCCGACCCGTTTTCGATCAGATCCACTGGGAAACGTACCGCAAAGTCAACGAGACGTTCGCCGAGGCCGTACTTGAGGAAGCGCAAGGCGGCCCGGCGCTCGTCTTCGTGCAGGATTACCACTTCGCGCTACTACCCCGGTTGTTGAAGGCCGCCCGTCCGGACCTCGTCGTTGCCCAGTTCTGGCACATCCCGTGGCCCGGCCCGGAGAAGTTCCTGGTGTGCCCGTGGGCCAGGGAGCTGCTCGACGGGATGCTCGGGAACGACCTGTTCGGGTTCCACACGCAGAACGACTGCAACAACTTCCTGGAGTGTGTGGACCGCGCGCTCGAATGCCGCATCGACCGCGAGCGGTTCGCTGTGCAGCGCAGCGGGCAAGTCACGACCGTGCGCCCGTTCCCGATCAGCGTCGATCCGGAACTGGCCCAGGAATACCTGGGCGACGACTGGGAAGATCGCGCGAATGCGATGCGCAAGAAGCACCGGTTGGGCGATCGCGCGCTGATTGTTGGTGTGGACCGCGTGGATTACACGAAGGGCATCCCCGAGCGGCTCCAAGCCGTCGATCGGTTGCTCCAGAAGCACCCGGAGTTGAAGGGGCAGTTCCACTTCTTACAGGTTGGGGCGCCGAGTCGCACCCATATCCCCGCGTACCGCGACCTGACCGAAGAAGTGAACATGCTGGCCGAGCGCATCAACTGGGAACATGGAACGGAAGACTGGCAACCGGTGGTATTCCTCAACGAGCATCACGGACCGGATGACATCTTCGTCCTCTATCGTGCGTCGGCGGGTTGCGTTGTTAGTTCCCTTCACGACGGGATGAACCTCGTCGCGAAAGAATTCGTGACGGCACGCGACGACGATCGCGGAGTGCTCGTGCTGTCCCAATTCACAGGTGCCGCACGCGAACTGCCCGACGCGGTGATCGTGAATCCGTTCGATGTCGAAGAAATGGCCGACGGACTGTACGCATCGCTCACGATGCCTGCCCAGGAGCAAGAGCGGCGGATGCGGCGAATGCGTGCCCAGGTGGACGACCACAACATCTACCGCTGGGCCGGGGTGCTCCTCAGTGCCATCGGGAAGCTCATCCCGGACACGAGTGAAGTGCTGCCCACGCAAGTCGAACCCGATCCGCTCGACGTGATCGAACGCGAAATCGCACGCGAAAACTACATCACCGCGCTCCGGCTCACCAGCGGTTAA
- a CDS encoding response regulator, with protein MPSSSPPVESHQKKADLPLFIGLTAVVGFFIVSGVVAYWNTRTLSRNAQSVAHTHEVLTTLDDIQSLMKDAETGQRGYVLTGDPRYLEPHTLAVVRVKDKLNDVERLTVDNPDQQTRIPLLRSLIDAKLAELEETIVLRRTQGFEAAQKIVATDRGKATMDGIRDQAAGMERTERELRTQRFAEMDKAYSVAVVSGVLTGVLGTLLAVAVAFLVRRAVAQRREEEWLQSGQIKLGAAMTGDQRVEQLGESVLKFLAEYLGAHAGAFFAQEEGSFRRVATYGTPAGASTPERLEMSDGLVGRAIKDRRSFFVHDVPDGYLKVGSALGQASPRHLAIIPTTLDNFTNAVFELGFIHAPVPLSTELLDRAGEAIGLAVRSARYRAHLQNLLEETQRQSEELQAQSEELRVSNEELEEQSRALKESQARLELQQAELEQTNARLEEQTQMLADQRDDATRSRAALQVKANELEQASRYKSDFLANMSHELRTPLNSSLILAKLLADNREGNLTAEQVRFAETIQSAGNDLLALINDILDLSKIEAGKMDVRAEPVRLAQLAEDLTRVFQPVAEQKKLAFQIRLAPDCPDSITTDRQRLEQVLKNLFSNALKFTERGEVSMDVTRVAGDKIAFAVRDTGIGIPEQQQEVIFEAFRQADGTTSRKYGGTGLGLSIGRELARLLAGELGVASEPGRGSTFTITLPITYDPTLVAPRTRGPITGPVTPVPPVTVPAPVPAAPIAPRLAPNLARRFEDDRERLTADRRVILVVEDDASFAHIMYDLAHELDFQCIVASSAEEGLAAAIQHRPSAVVLDVGLPDHSGLSVLDRLKHDARTRHIPVHVVSAHDYAQTALALGAVGYMLKPVKREQLVEALERLETRLEQRLRRVLIVEDDAVQLDSLRKLLGTHDVETVGARTAAECLERLKSETFDCMVLDLTLPDASGYSLLETLSREDAYSFPPVIVYTGRELADDDEQRLRRYSKSIIIKGAKSPERLLDEVTLFLHQVVSELPAEQQKMLEKARSRDAALEGRRILVVEDDVRNVFALTSILEPRGAVVTIARNGREALEALERSLGQPDRAIDLVLMDVMMPEMDGLTATREIRKRDVWKKLPIITLTAKAMRDDQDQCLAAGANDYMAKPLDVEKLLSLVRVWMPR; from the coding sequence ATGCCCTCTTCGAGTCCCCCCGTTGAATCTCACCAGAAAAAAGCCGATCTCCCACTCTTCATCGGCCTGACTGCAGTTGTCGGATTCTTCATTGTGAGCGGGGTTGTCGCGTACTGGAATACCCGCACCCTGAGCCGCAATGCGCAATCCGTTGCGCACACGCACGAGGTGCTCACAACACTCGACGACATCCAGTCGTTGATGAAGGACGCGGAGACGGGCCAGCGAGGTTACGTCCTCACGGGCGACCCGCGTTACCTGGAACCGCACACACTGGCCGTCGTCCGAGTCAAAGACAAGTTGAACGACGTCGAGCGGCTCACTGTCGATAACCCCGATCAACAAACCCGAATTCCCCTTCTCCGAAGTCTAATTGACGCAAAACTGGCCGAACTCGAAGAGACGATTGTCCTTCGGCGCACCCAGGGGTTCGAGGCCGCTCAGAAAATCGTCGCGACCGATCGCGGGAAAGCGACGATGGACGGCATCCGCGATCAAGCGGCCGGAATGGAGCGCACCGAGCGCGAACTCCGGACCCAGCGCTTCGCAGAAATGGACAAAGCTTACTCGGTCGCCGTGGTCAGCGGAGTTCTCACCGGCGTGCTCGGCACTCTTCTTGCCGTGGCCGTCGCGTTCTTAGTTCGGCGTGCGGTCGCGCAACGGCGCGAGGAAGAGTGGCTCCAGAGCGGCCAAATCAAGCTCGGTGCGGCGATGACCGGCGACCAGCGGGTCGAACAGCTCGGCGAGAGCGTACTCAAGTTCCTGGCCGAGTATCTGGGTGCGCACGCAGGTGCGTTTTTCGCGCAAGAAGAGGGAAGCTTCCGTCGCGTCGCGACTTACGGCACTCCCGCCGGCGCCAGCACCCCGGAACGACTGGAGATGAGCGACGGGTTGGTCGGGCGCGCGATCAAAGACCGCCGATCGTTCTTCGTTCACGACGTACCCGACGGGTACCTGAAGGTCGGCTCGGCGCTCGGGCAGGCGAGTCCGCGACACCTCGCGATCATCCCGACCACGCTCGACAACTTCACGAATGCAGTGTTTGAACTCGGGTTCATTCACGCGCCCGTACCTTTATCCACCGAACTACTCGATCGGGCCGGAGAAGCGATCGGGCTGGCTGTCCGATCGGCGCGGTACCGCGCTCACCTTCAGAACTTGCTCGAAGAAACACAGCGCCAGTCGGAGGAGCTCCAAGCTCAAAGTGAGGAACTGCGTGTCTCGAACGAGGAGTTAGAGGAACAGAGCCGGGCACTCAAGGAATCGCAGGCCCGGTTGGAACTGCAACAGGCTGAACTGGAGCAGACGAACGCGCGGCTGGAAGAACAAACCCAAATGTTGGCCGACCAGCGCGACGACGCCACGCGATCACGCGCGGCCCTCCAGGTGAAGGCTAACGAACTCGAACAGGCCAGCCGGTACAAATCCGACTTCCTGGCGAACATGTCACACGAGCTGCGCACCCCGCTCAACTCATCGCTCATCCTCGCGAAGCTCCTCGCCGACAACCGCGAGGGGAACTTGACTGCCGAACAGGTGCGGTTCGCGGAAACGATTCAGTCCGCGGGGAACGACCTGCTCGCACTCATTAACGACATCCTCGATCTCTCGAAGATCGAGGCCGGGAAGATGGACGTGCGGGCCGAACCGGTCCGGTTGGCTCAACTCGCGGAAGACCTCACGCGCGTGTTCCAGCCGGTCGCCGAGCAGAAAAAGCTCGCGTTTCAGATTCGGCTCGCTCCGGACTGCCCCGACTCCATCACCACCGACCGCCAGCGCCTCGAACAGGTGCTCAAGAACCTGTTCTCGAACGCCCTGAAGTTCACCGAACGCGGCGAAGTGAGTATGGACGTGACCCGTGTCGCAGGCGACAAGATCGCGTTCGCGGTGCGCGACACCGGCATCGGTATTCCTGAGCAACAGCAGGAAGTCATTTTCGAGGCGTTCCGACAAGCCGACGGGACCACCAGTCGCAAGTACGGCGGTACGGGTTTGGGGCTGTCGATCGGGCGCGAACTCGCGCGATTGTTGGCCGGCGAACTCGGAGTCGCGAGCGAACCGGGGCGCGGGAGCACGTTCACGATCACGCTCCCGATCACCTACGACCCGACACTCGTTGCTCCGCGCACGCGCGGCCCGATCACCGGCCCCGTAACTCCTGTCCCACCGGTCACGGTCCCTGCTCCAGTACCCGCAGCGCCAATCGCCCCGCGCCTGGCACCGAATCTGGCACGTCGGTTCGAGGACGATCGCGAGCGCCTGACCGCGGATCGCCGGGTCATTCTTGTCGTCGAAGACGATGCCTCTTTTGCCCACATTATGTACGACCTCGCACACGAACTCGACTTCCAGTGCATTGTCGCGAGCAGCGCGGAGGAAGGGTTGGCGGCAGCAATCCAGCATCGCCCCAGTGCGGTCGTTCTCGATGTGGGGTTGCCCGATCACTCCGGGCTGTCCGTGCTCGATCGACTCAAGCACGACGCGCGCACGCGGCACATTCCGGTTCACGTGGTTTCTGCCCACGACTACGCGCAAACTGCGCTCGCGCTGGGTGCGGTCGGGTACATGCTGAAGCCGGTCAAGCGCGAGCAACTGGTCGAAGCGCTCGAACGGCTCGAAACGCGCCTGGAACAGCGCCTGCGTCGCGTGCTGATTGTCGAAGACGACGCGGTCCAGCTCGACAGCCTACGGAAGTTGCTCGGCACACACGATGTCGAGACGGTCGGCGCGAGGACCGCGGCCGAGTGCCTGGAGCGCCTCAAGAGCGAAACGTTCGACTGCATGGTGCTCGACCTGACGCTCCCGGATGCGTCCGGGTACTCGCTCCTCGAAACGTTGAGCCGCGAAGATGCCTATTCGTTCCCGCCCGTCATCGTGTACACCGGACGCGAACTTGCGGACGACGACGAGCAGCGCCTGCGCCGGTACTCGAAGTCGATCATCATCAAAGGCGCGAAGTCGCCCGAGCGGTTGCTCGATGAAGTAACGCTGTTCCTCCACCAGGTGGTATCGGAACTTCCGGCTGAGCAGCAGAAGATGCTGGAAAAGGCCCGGAGCCGAGACGCCGCGCTGGAGGGGCGCCGAATCCTGGTGGTCGAGGACGACGTGCGAAACGTGTTCGCACTGACAAGCATCCTGGAGCCGCGCGGCGCCGTGGTCACGATCGCGCGCAACGGGCGCGAGGCGCTCGAAGCCCTGGAGCGCTCGCTGGGCCAACCGGACCGGGCCATCGATTTGGTACTGATGGACGTGATGATGCCGGAAATGGACGGGCTGACGGCCACGCGCGAGATCCGGAAGCGCGACGTGTGGAAGAAGCTCCCGATCATCACCCTCACGGCCAAGGCGATGCGGGACGACCAGGACCAGTGCCTCGCGGCCGGAGCAAACGACTACATGGCGAAACCCCTGGACGTCGAGAAGTTACTGTCGCTGGTCCGCGTGTGGATGCCCAGGTAG
- a CDS encoding response regulator — MTRPALAPVHFLLVDDLEENLIALEALLRRDGLVLLTARSGPEALELLLKHEVALALVDVQMPEMDGFELAELMRGTERTRRVPIIFLTAGNPDQSRRFRGYEAGAVDFLNKPIEPHTLRSKADVFFELWRERQEVARQRDELKAATAENARLLEETRRTADALREADRRKDEFLATLAHELRNPLAPIRNGLQILSLAQSADTAARARAMMERQLGHMVRLVDDLLDISRVTSGKVRLRPELIEVRTAVEAAIEASRPAIEAGQHTLTVHTPNEQLWLQADPTRLAQVIGNLLTNAAKYTPDGGRIDVSVERDNEYAVVRVKDTGLGIPTDMLPLVFDLFTQVGKHLDRAQGGLGIGLALVKRLVEMHGGEVTVESPGPDRGSTFSVRMPLAPDAPVIPLSSSSVRAARGKSRRVLVVDDNADAAESLSELLTLSGHKTETAQSGPEALSTAARFRPELVFLDIGLPGMNGYEVARTLRADPSSTQAVLVALTGWGSEEDRRRSAEAGFDFHLTKPVETGQLEGLLAKLANGPA; from the coding sequence ATGACCCGACCCGCACTGGCCCCAGTCCACTTCCTGCTCGTGGACGACCTGGAAGAAAATCTCATCGCGCTCGAAGCGCTGCTCCGGCGCGACGGGCTCGTGCTACTCACCGCCCGGTCCGGCCCGGAAGCCCTCGAACTACTGCTCAAACACGAGGTCGCGCTGGCACTCGTGGACGTGCAGATGCCCGAGATGGACGGGTTCGAGCTGGCCGAGCTGATGCGCGGAACCGAGCGCACGCGGCGCGTGCCGATCATCTTCCTCACGGCCGGCAACCCGGACCAGTCGCGCCGGTTCCGCGGGTACGAGGCCGGAGCGGTCGACTTCCTCAACAAGCCGATCGAGCCGCACACGCTGCGGAGCAAGGCGGACGTGTTCTTCGAGTTGTGGCGCGAGCGACAAGAAGTGGCCCGACAGCGCGACGAACTGAAGGCCGCGACCGCCGAGAACGCGCGACTGCTGGAAGAAACGCGCCGAACCGCGGACGCGCTCCGCGAGGCCGACCGGCGGAAGGACGAGTTCCTCGCGACGCTGGCCCACGAACTCCGGAACCCGCTCGCGCCGATCCGGAACGGGTTGCAGATCCTGAGTCTGGCCCAGTCTGCGGACACCGCGGCGCGGGCACGGGCCATGATGGAACGGCAGCTCGGGCACATGGTGCGCCTGGTTGACGACTTGCTCGACATCTCTCGCGTGACGAGCGGCAAAGTGCGCCTGCGCCCCGAGCTGATCGAGGTCCGCACGGCCGTCGAAGCGGCGATCGAAGCGAGCCGGCCGGCGATCGAAGCGGGACAGCACACGCTCACGGTTCACACCCCGAACGAACAGTTGTGGCTCCAGGCCGATCCCACGCGGCTCGCTCAGGTGATCGGGAACCTGCTCACCAATGCGGCCAAATACACCCCGGATGGCGGCCGAATCGACGTTTCGGTGGAACGCGACAACGAGTACGCAGTCGTTCGCGTTAAAGATACGGGACTCGGTATCCCGACCGACATGCTCCCGCTCGTATTCGATCTGTTCACGCAAGTCGGCAAGCACCTCGACCGGGCACAAGGCGGGCTCGGGATCGGGCTGGCGCTGGTCAAGCGGTTGGTCGAAATGCACGGCGGCGAGGTGACCGTTGAAAGCCCCGGTCCCGACCGCGGGAGCACGTTCTCGGTGCGCATGCCGCTCGCGCCCGACGCACCCGTAATCCCACTTTCGAGTAGTTCGGTTCGTGCGGCGCGCGGGAAGTCGCGCCGCGTTCTGGTCGTGGACGACAACGCTGACGCCGCCGAGAGCCTGTCGGAACTGCTCACGCTGTCCGGCCACAAGACCGAAACTGCTCAAAGTGGCCCCGAAGCTCTCAGCACGGCGGCCCGGTTCCGCCCCGAACTCGTGTTCCTCGACATCGGGCTACCGGGAATGAACGGCTACGAGGTCGCCCGGACGCTGCGTGCCGACCCGAGCAGCACCCAAGCCGTTCTCGTGGCCCTAACCGGGTGGGGGTCGGAAGAAGATCGGCGGCGCTCAGCAGAAGCCGGCTTCGACTTCCACCTAACCAAGCCGGTGGAGACGGGGCAACTCGAAGGGCTGCTCGCCAAACTCGCGAACGGTCCGGCGTGA
- a CDS encoding response regulator translates to MTPPRDSDRPRLPGLLLVDPDPRVRDALARAMENEGWRVWSAADGTSAVEIYHQNRDQIDVALVDLLFPGLQGGRLLAELGQLDPDLVRCAMSGGVNAYTASAFRRMSGTPLFTKPLDTHALACALHEMMAPVSPK, encoded by the coding sequence ATGACGCCCCCACGCGACTCCGACCGGCCCCGGTTGCCCGGTCTGTTGCTCGTCGACCCCGACCCCCGCGTGCGCGACGCACTCGCGCGTGCAATGGAGAACGAAGGTTGGCGCGTGTGGTCCGCAGCCGACGGAACGAGTGCGGTCGAAATCTATCACCAGAACCGGGACCAGATCGACGTGGCACTCGTGGACCTTCTGTTTCCGGGACTTCAGGGCGGACGCCTTTTAGCAGAATTGGGTCAACTCGATCCGGACCTCGTTCGCTGTGCGATGTCGGGCGGCGTGAACGCATACACGGCGTCCGCGTTCCGGCGAATGAGTGGTACCCCACTGTTCACCAAGCCCCTCGATACTCACGCACTCGCGTGCGCACTGCACGAGATGATGGCCCCCGTCAGCCCGAAATAG
- a CDS encoding YceK/YidQ family lipoprotein: protein MVGRKSLAVALLASAIGGGCGTVDNLRQPTVAPTSNPDAPLCRVYGGVRGDWAAMSTYPWDQVKCTADYLLVPIMGLDLIFTFVGDTFTLPYTVGTEIWRLVGHPKPRDYSLRHPVVVAPVGTHAPTGNVPIPAGNPPAPTSTERAIPDSETSKFALPPQ from the coding sequence ATGGTCGGACGGAAATCACTCGCCGTTGCGCTTCTGGCGAGTGCCATTGGGGGCGGGTGCGGAACCGTAGATAATCTCCGACAACCCACCGTCGCACCAACGAGCAACCCTGACGCACCACTTTGCCGCGTTTACGGGGGCGTGCGCGGGGACTGGGCCGCGATGTCCACGTACCCGTGGGACCAGGTGAAGTGTACCGCCGATTACCTGCTCGTCCCGATAATGGGCCTCGACCTCATCTTCACGTTCGTCGGCGACACGTTCACGCTGCCGTACACGGTGGGCACAGAAATTTGGCGCTTGGTGGGGCACCCCAAGCCGCGCGATTACAGCCTCCGTCACCCGGTCGTCGTGGCGCCGGTTGGGACTCACGCGCCGACGGGTAACGTCCCGATACCCGCTGGGAATCCTCCGGCGCCGACCAGTACGGAGCGGGCTATTCCCGATTCTGAGACTTCAAAATTTGCGCTGCCTCCACAATAG
- a CDS encoding chemotaxis protein CheB, with amino-acid sequence MTPEPTPSPGAVVIGASAGAVDALSAILPALPKGYPLSVMVVVHVPPDKKSVMAELFRNKCRMDVCEADDKEPLVPGTVYFAPPDYHLLVEPDRRLSLSNEEPVHYSRPAIDVLFESAADVFEGDLVGVLLTGASSDGARGLRAVCDAGGTALVQHPDEAAVATMPRAAIAACPMASVMYLEQIAAYLRDLGRRP; translated from the coding sequence GTGACCCCCGAACCAACCCCCTCCCCCGGAGCAGTTGTCATCGGTGCGTCGGCCGGGGCCGTGGATGCCCTGTCCGCAATCCTGCCCGCGCTGCCCAAGGGGTATCCGCTATCGGTGATGGTTGTGGTCCACGTGCCGCCCGATAAAAAGAGCGTCATGGCCGAACTTTTTAGGAACAAGTGCCGCATGGACGTGTGCGAGGCCGACGACAAGGAACCTCTCGTTCCGGGCACGGTCTACTTCGCCCCTCCCGACTACCACCTGTTAGTGGAACCGGACCGGCGCCTCTCGCTGTCGAACGAGGAGCCGGTCCACTACTCGCGCCCGGCCATCGACGTACTGTTCGAGTCGGCCGCCGACGTCTTCGAGGGCGACCTCGTGGGGGTGCTACTCACGGGCGCGAGTTCCGACGGCGCGCGGGGGCTGCGTGCGGTGTGCGATGCGGGCGGAACGGCCCTCGTTCAGCACCCCGACGAAGCGGCGGTCGCGACCATGCCCCGAGCCGCGATCGCGGCGTGCCCGATGGCCTCCGTGATGTACCTGGAACAGATCGCGGCGTACCTCCGCGACCTGGGGAGGAGGCCATGA
- a CDS encoding CheR family methyltransferase, translating to MSDKTEEIELRLLLDAIYQRYHYDFRGYSVASITRRLRQARERFGCRSFSQLQDRVLHEPAVLPELLAFLTVQVSELFRDPAYFRAIREQVVPHLRTYPSLKVWVAGCSAGEEVYSLAILFREEGLEDRTMFYGTDINPEAIRKAETGMYEIDRLALFTENHRLAGGKSSLSDYYTAAYGAAVFDKTLRRRAVFSDHSLVTDAVFAEVHLVSCRNVLIYFDRELQDRTIGLFKDSLVRKGFLGLGAKESLRFSAHADAFIEFARDERIYQKRGTT from the coding sequence GTGTCCGACAAGACCGAGGAGATCGAACTGCGACTGCTGCTCGACGCCATTTACCAGCGGTACCACTACGACTTCCGCGGGTACTCGGTGGCGTCGATCACCCGGCGCCTGCGTCAGGCCCGCGAGCGGTTCGGCTGCCGGAGTTTTTCACAGCTCCAGGACCGCGTGCTGCACGAACCCGCGGTGCTCCCGGAACTGTTGGCGTTCCTCACGGTGCAGGTGAGCGAACTGTTCCGCGACCCGGCGTACTTCCGGGCGATCCGCGAACAGGTGGTCCCGCACCTCCGCACGTACCCGTCGCTGAAGGTGTGGGTCGCGGGGTGCAGCGCCGGCGAGGAAGTGTACTCGCTCGCCATCCTGTTTCGCGAAGAGGGGTTGGAAGACCGCACGATGTTCTACGGCACGGACATCAACCCGGAGGCGATCCGGAAAGCCGAGACTGGGATGTACGAGATCGACCGCCTCGCGCTCTTTACCGAGAACCACCGGCTCGCGGGAGGGAAGTCATCACTCTCGGATTACTACACCGCGGCCTACGGTGCGGCCGTGTTCGACAAGACGCTGCGACGCCGGGCCGTGTTTTCCGACCACAGTTTGGTGACCGACGCAGTGTTCGCCGAGGTTCACCTCGTGTCCTGCCGCAACGTGCTGATTTACTTCGACCGCGAGTTACAAGACCGCACGATCGGGCTGTTTAAGGATTCGCTCGTCCGCAAGGGATTTCTCGGCCTGGGTGCGAAGGAGAGTTTGCGGTTCTCCGCACACGCCGACGCCTTCATCGAGTTCGCCCGGGACGAACGCATTTACCAGAAGAGGGGCACCACGTGA